One genomic window of Sporosarcina ureae includes the following:
- a CDS encoding ABC transporter permease subunit, with protein sequence MQATTHIKRRSDGRISIKSGNQVQLVMQLTILLLTVLTIIAFLFFDYTGLDIQQAIQETAYNLRVMFLEPALSHFGWGEAFYQVSITLGLAFLSTILGAILSFFLALTAATNLTNEWITKIVRVFLAFIRAVPTVLWVLIFAIAAGLGSEAAVLGMLFHSIAYLVKAYSEAFEEVDKGIIEALRATGAGWWHIVVHAILPSTFTYLMSWTFLRFEINFAVAVAMGAAAGAGGIGFEMFMASSFYFDLREVGMITYMILVLAIVLEIISTLLKNRYFPASMKN encoded by the coding sequence ATGCAAGCGACAACACATATCAAGCGGCGGAGTGATGGTCGGATTAGTATAAAGTCGGGCAATCAAGTACAGCTTGTAATGCAGTTGACTATACTCCTTCTAACTGTATTGACTATCATAGCCTTCCTATTCTTTGATTATACAGGGCTCGACATCCAACAAGCTATCCAAGAAACAGCCTATAATTTACGGGTTATGTTTTTAGAACCGGCCCTCAGTCATTTCGGTTGGGGAGAAGCCTTCTATCAAGTGAGTATCACGCTTGGACTCGCCTTTTTATCAACGATTCTGGGAGCCATTCTTTCGTTTTTTCTAGCACTGACTGCAGCAACTAATTTGACCAATGAATGGATCACTAAAATTGTTCGTGTTTTTTTGGCCTTTATCCGTGCCGTCCCAACGGTTTTATGGGTATTAATCTTTGCCATTGCAGCTGGATTAGGAAGTGAAGCGGCAGTGCTTGGCATGCTGTTTCATTCTATTGCGTATTTAGTAAAAGCTTATTCTGAAGCGTTTGAGGAAGTGGACAAAGGAATTATCGAGGCGTTAAGAGCTACGGGTGCGGGTTGGTGGCATATTGTAGTACATGCCATACTCCCTTCGACATTTACATATCTTATGTCCTGGACTTTTCTGCGGTTTGAAATTAACTTTGCGGTAGCAGTTGCAATGGGAGCGGCAGCTGGAGCTGGAGGTATCGGTTTCGAGATGTTTATGGCTTCGAGCTTCTACTTTGATTTGCGTGAAGTAGGAATGATTACATATATGATCCTAGTACTAGCGATAGTATTGGAGATCATCTCCACATTGCTGAAAAACCGCTATTTTCCTGCAAGTATGAAAAATTGA
- a CDS encoding GatB/YqeY domain-containing protein — protein sequence MSELKDRLMADIRTAMKEKDTMKKGVINLLRAGLQNESIELKRELTKEEEIKIVQRELKQTKQSLDEGQKANREDIVEAEKAKIAIVESYLPKQMNVEEVKELIASLGIPQDASMGQTIGVVMKEVAGRAEGKTVSQAVKEYLQN from the coding sequence ATGTCAGAATTAAAAGATCGTTTAATGGCCGATATAAGGACAGCAATGAAGGAAAAAGACACGATGAAAAAAGGCGTCATTAATTTATTGCGTGCAGGTCTACAAAATGAATCGATTGAATTAAAGCGCGAACTGACGAAAGAAGAAGAAATCAAAATCGTTCAGCGTGAGCTTAAGCAAACAAAACAATCGCTCGATGAAGGTCAAAAAGCCAATCGTGAAGACATCGTGGAAGCAGAAAAAGCGAAGATTGCGATTGTCGAATCTTACTTGCCGAAGCAAATGAATGTGGAAGAAGTAAAAGAATTGATTGCTTCATTAGGCATTCCACAAGACGCATCAATGGGTCAGACAATCGGTGTTGTAATGAAGGAAGTTGCTGGTCGTGCGGAAGGAAAGACTGTTTCGCAGGCGGTGAAAGAGTATTTGCAGAATTGA
- the proS gene encoding proline--tRNA ligase, with translation MSNQQNDFTKWYIDTIQKADLMDYTPVRGCIAFKPDGYEIWEHIQDEMNRRFKETGHRNAYFPMLIPESFFEKEKDHIEGFSPELPWVTEAAGEKLEERLALRPTSETMIGHLYSDWIKSYRDLPVLINQWANVFRWEKKTLPFIRTSEFLWQEGHTAHVDEEEARHETMQMLEIYKEVVEDLLAIPVYDGQKTPSERFAGAIDTFSIEAMMKDGKAVQAGTSHYLGTKFAEAFDIKYLTKENKHQFVHTTSWGTSTRLIGSVIMVHGDEQGLVLPPRVAPTQVVLIPVGPWKKNPAIMEKLDEIYAELKSKGIRVRLDDSDQSPGYKFNEYELKGVPVRLELGPRDLENNQALMKARDGGEKVAVDLAEAVASIEQELQTMQKRLLENARTFRDENSHTNIDTLDELKKHIEDSATNGVTPGWILAGWCGDDTCEEHVKDESKFTTRNIPFNPPAEKSTCINCGNESKHTVWFARAY, from the coding sequence ATGAGCAATCAGCAAAATGATTTTACGAAATGGTATATCGACACAATCCAGAAAGCGGATTTGATGGATTATACACCAGTGCGCGGATGTATCGCGTTTAAACCGGACGGCTATGAAATCTGGGAGCATATTCAAGATGAAATGAATCGTCGTTTTAAAGAAACGGGTCACCGTAACGCATATTTTCCAATGCTAATTCCGGAGTCGTTTTTCGAAAAAGAAAAAGATCATATTGAAGGATTTTCTCCAGAACTGCCATGGGTAACAGAAGCAGCTGGCGAGAAATTGGAAGAACGTTTAGCGTTACGTCCGACATCTGAAACGATGATTGGCCATTTATATTCCGACTGGATCAAGAGCTATCGTGACCTTCCTGTACTGATCAACCAGTGGGCAAACGTATTCCGCTGGGAGAAAAAGACGCTACCATTCATTCGTACGTCAGAATTTTTGTGGCAAGAAGGACATACTGCACACGTAGATGAAGAAGAAGCGCGCCATGAAACGATGCAAATGTTGGAAATCTACAAAGAAGTTGTAGAAGATCTACTAGCGATTCCTGTATATGACGGTCAGAAAACACCATCTGAGCGTTTTGCGGGTGCTATTGATACATTCTCGATTGAAGCTATGATGAAAGATGGTAAAGCAGTACAAGCCGGAACTTCACATTACCTTGGGACGAAGTTTGCGGAAGCATTTGATATCAAATACTTAACAAAAGAAAATAAGCATCAGTTCGTGCATACAACATCTTGGGGAACATCAACACGCTTGATCGGTTCGGTTATCATGGTACATGGTGACGAGCAAGGTCTTGTATTGCCTCCGCGCGTTGCACCGACACAAGTCGTGCTAATCCCAGTTGGTCCTTGGAAGAAGAACCCGGCGATCATGGAAAAATTGGACGAAATCTACGCTGAATTGAAATCTAAAGGCATTCGTGTCCGTTTAGATGATTCTGATCAGTCTCCAGGTTACAAGTTCAATGAGTATGAATTAAAAGGTGTTCCAGTACGTCTAGAACTTGGGCCACGTGATCTTGAAAACAATCAAGCATTGATGAAAGCGCGTGATGGCGGCGAGAAAGTGGCAGTGGATCTAGCTGAAGCTGTGGCGAGCATCGAGCAAGAACTACAGACGATGCAGAAGCGATTGCTTGAAAATGCTCGTACGTTCCGTGACGAAAATTCTCATACAAACATCGACACGCTGGATGAGCTGAAGAAGCATATTGAAGATAGCGCGACTAACGGAGTAACTCCGGGCTGGATCCTTGCAGGCTGGTGCGGCGATGACACATGTGAAGAGCATGTCAAAGATGAATCGAAGTTTACGACACGTAATATTCCGTTCAACCCACCAGCAGAGAAATCTACTTGTATTAACTGTGGAAATGAGTCGAAGCATACAGTTTGGTTTGCAAGAGCGTACTAA
- a CDS encoding PhnE/PtxC family ABC transporter permease, whose protein sequence is MNENRMRYKKNQQMIVVVLLLTLLTYLSSVITDFNILHGLATLPEAFIWIFSNLVITDESLERMPTILDKLLETILMSIAATTTATILSLFLGVMGSKSVGTSKGLGILARFIASLSRNIPVVAWALILLLSFGQNSLTGYLALFVGSVGFLTRAFIEVIDESSQSAVEALQATGATYIQIIMKAVIPECLPQMISWILFMIETNIRNATLVGILTGTGIGYTFDLYYKTLNYHGVALVTVSIVVAVILIELLSNHVRKVIL, encoded by the coding sequence GTGAATGAAAATAGAATGCGATACAAGAAAAACCAACAGATGATCGTAGTGGTCCTTCTTCTAACATTATTAACATATCTGTCATCCGTGATCACAGACTTTAATATTTTACATGGACTTGCGACGTTACCAGAAGCTTTTATATGGATATTTTCCAACTTGGTGATCACTGATGAATCACTTGAACGTATGCCAACCATTCTAGACAAATTACTTGAAACTATCCTCATGTCTATTGCGGCAACAACAACAGCTACTATTCTATCACTTTTCTTAGGAGTGATGGGCTCAAAATCGGTGGGGACGAGCAAGGGGCTTGGCATTCTGGCAAGGTTTATAGCATCGCTTTCAAGGAACATCCCCGTAGTAGCCTGGGCATTGATTTTACTTCTATCGTTTGGGCAGAACTCTTTGACAGGGTATCTCGCTTTGTTCGTTGGTTCCGTCGGTTTTCTAACTCGGGCGTTCATTGAGGTCATTGATGAGTCGAGTCAAAGTGCGGTAGAAGCGTTACAAGCAACAGGCGCAACATATATCCAAATTATTATGAAAGCGGTCATTCCTGAGTGCTTGCCACAAATGATTAGTTGGATACTGTTTATGATTGAAACGAATATACGCAATGCTACGTTGGTAGGAATCTTGACAGGGACAGGGATCGGCTACACATTTGACTTGTATTATAAAACACTCAATTATCATGGAGTGGCATTAGTAACTGTCAGTATCGTCGTGGCTGTCATCCTCATTGAACTACTATCAAACCATGTACGGAAGGTGATTCTGTAA
- a CDS encoding cation:dicarboxylate symporter family transporter, producing MKKIFKLSLAYQILIGLVLGIAVGAIFYGNPSVEKYLQPIGTMFINMIKMIVVPIIISTLVIGVAGTGDIKKLGKLGGKTLLYFEIVTTIAIVVGLMSANIFKPGEGIDMSSLEKGDISQYVQTTEEVQNGGFMDVLVSIVPSNIVDSMANGDMLPIIFFSVLFGLGVAAIGERGKPVLDVFQGVADAMFWVTNMIMKFAPFGVFALIGVTVSKFGLESLIPMGKLMVLVYATMIFFIVVVLGGIAKMVGVNIFHFMKILKDELILAFSTSSSETVLPKVMEKMQKFGCPKDIVSFVVPTGYSFNLDGSTLYQALAAMFIAQMYGIQLSITEQITLVLVLMITSKGIAGVPGVSFVVLLATLGTVGIPLEGLAFIAGIDRLLDMARTVVNVVGNALATVVLSKWEGRFGEEPEKVEREPQFVFAEEKLV from the coding sequence ATGAAAAAGATATTTAAATTGTCTTTGGCTTACCAAATATTGATTGGATTGGTTTTAGGTATTGCAGTCGGTGCAATCTTCTACGGTAATCCTAGCGTAGAAAAGTATTTGCAGCCAATCGGCACGATGTTTATCAATATGATTAAAATGATTGTTGTACCTATTATTATTTCAACGTTAGTAATTGGAGTAGCGGGTACAGGTGATATTAAGAAATTAGGAAAGCTTGGCGGTAAAACGCTTTTATATTTTGAAATTGTTACAACGATTGCGATTGTTGTTGGTCTTATGTCAGCTAATATTTTCAAACCGGGTGAGGGCATTGATATGTCTTCTCTTGAAAAAGGTGACATTTCGCAATATGTTCAAACAACAGAAGAAGTGCAGAATGGCGGCTTTATGGATGTATTGGTCAGCATTGTACCAAGTAATATCGTAGACTCGATGGCAAATGGTGATATGTTGCCAATCATTTTCTTCTCTGTATTATTTGGATTAGGTGTAGCGGCAATCGGAGAGCGCGGCAAACCGGTACTGGATGTTTTCCAAGGGGTCGCGGACGCGATGTTCTGGGTAACGAATATGATTATGAAATTCGCACCGTTTGGTGTATTCGCGTTAATTGGTGTAACGGTGTCCAAATTCGGTTTGGAATCACTCATTCCGATGGGGAAATTAATGGTTCTCGTATATGCTACGATGATATTCTTCATCGTCGTCGTGTTAGGCGGAATCGCGAAGATGGTCGGCGTGAACATCTTCCACTTCATGAAGATTTTGAAGGACGAATTAATTCTGGCGTTTTCTACTTCCAGTTCGGAAACCGTGTTACCGAAAGTAATGGAGAAAATGCAAAAGTTCGGTTGTCCAAAAGATATCGTATCTTTCGTAGTACCAACTGGCTATTCGTTTAACCTAGATGGATCTACACTTTATCAGGCACTGGCGGCAATGTTTATTGCGCAAATGTATGGAATTCAGCTGAGTATTACGGAACAAATTACATTAGTATTAGTGCTGATGATTACGTCTAAAGGAATTGCGGGCGTACCTGGTGTATCTTTCGTCGTGTTACTTGCAACGCTTGGAACAGTGGGTATTCCACTTGAAGGATTGGCATTCATCGCGGGTATCGACCGTTTGCTAGATATGGCACGTACAGTAGTTAACGTAGTCGGAAACGCACTTGCAACAGTAGTACTGTCGAAGTGGGAAGGTCGCTTTGGTGAGGAACCTGAGAAAGTAGAACGCGAACCACAATTTGTCTTTGCAGAAGAGAAATTAGTTTAA
- a CDS encoding SDR family oxidoreductase, giving the protein MKVLVVGANGQIGKQLVSLIQDSDTLEAKAMIRKQEQAEHFEKIGAETVLVDLEGEVNDIVKAADDVDAIVFTAGSGPKTGPDKTMMIDLDGAIKTIQAAEKANVKRFIMISSYDTTRKAIQEASESFAPYVVAKHYADEWLRTTDLDYTMIHPGALTNDKGTGKVEAATTVEPKEVPRDDIAEVIIACLENDSTIGKEFQVIGGATSIKEAINAL; this is encoded by the coding sequence GTGAAAGTATTAGTTGTAGGTGCAAACGGTCAAATCGGAAAGCAGCTAGTATCATTGATTCAAGATAGCGATACGCTTGAAGCAAAGGCAATGATCCGTAAGCAGGAACAAGCGGAACACTTTGAGAAGATCGGGGCTGAAACCGTACTTGTAGATCTTGAAGGCGAAGTAAACGACATCGTAAAGGCAGCAGATGATGTAGATGCCATCGTCTTCACAGCAGGCTCCGGCCCCAAAACAGGTCCAGATAAAACTATGATGATTGACCTCGATGGCGCTATCAAAACTATACAAGCTGCAGAAAAAGCCAATGTTAAACGCTTCATCATGATTAGTTCATACGACACTACACGTAAAGCAATCCAGGAAGCGTCGGAATCATTTGCTCCTTACGTTGTGGCAAAACACTACGCAGATGAATGGTTACGCACGACTGATCTAGACTATACAATGATTCATCCAGGTGCTTTAACAAATGACAAAGGAACAGGTAAAGTTGAAGCCGCGACTACTGTCGAACCAAAGGAAGTACCACGGGATGATATAGCGGAAGTCATTATCGCTTGTTTAGAAAACGACTCAACAATCGGCAAAGAGTTCCAAGTAATTGGTGGCGCTACATCGATTAAAGAGGCCATTAATGCATTATAA
- a CDS encoding sensor histidine kinase produces the protein MNIKLMWRQFYQSEAARIVFIAIMTALTGELKVMPFDGEMFRFALGGIVFFLLILIYPPVSVLRTGFVTAVTVVVFRVMKELWFGAALSDSLLLHMPVFLFYFIVAIGWHVVGLEKYKSFPLRLGALAFLFEVVSNTSEHALRNWWLHSSLLNSQEWGVLVGVALLRSFFTVGLYSSVALSKEKQRVEEMLGVGSELYVEALYLQKSMNHIEQITASSHDLYRKLKKENQRELSTQALHIAQEIHEVKKDSQRILAGLSKWTTRQQIEVFYLSDLLDMVVTANEKYSEMIGKECVLETTINEDFQTGQHVPLLAVLNNLTANAVEAIERKGRIFITIDSDKEWVHFSVHDTGKGIPIEHEDVIFEPGYTTKFTDQGTAATGIGLSHVSAIIDAMQGTIDVERLDKGLNVTVKIPMESIMKEIEA, from the coding sequence ATGAATATCAAATTAATGTGGCGTCAATTCTATCAATCGGAAGCGGCCAGAATTGTATTTATTGCAATCATGACAGCTCTTACCGGTGAATTGAAAGTGATGCCGTTTGACGGAGAAATGTTCCGTTTTGCGCTTGGTGGTATTGTATTCTTTTTACTGATTCTCATCTATCCGCCTGTTTCAGTTTTGCGTACAGGGTTCGTTACAGCAGTTACTGTAGTCGTATTTCGCGTAATGAAAGAGCTATGGTTTGGCGCTGCTTTGTCTGATAGTTTACTACTGCATATGCCAGTGTTTTTATTTTACTTTATCGTAGCGATAGGTTGGCATGTTGTAGGGCTTGAAAAGTATAAGTCTTTCCCACTTCGACTGGGAGCGTTAGCTTTCTTATTTGAAGTAGTTAGCAATACGTCTGAGCACGCATTGCGTAACTGGTGGTTGCATAGTTCACTGCTTAATAGTCAAGAATGGGGAGTACTAGTAGGGGTCGCATTATTGCGTAGTTTTTTCACAGTGGGGTTATATAGTTCTGTGGCATTGTCGAAAGAGAAGCAGCGTGTAGAAGAGATGCTCGGGGTAGGCTCAGAACTATATGTGGAAGCATTGTATTTGCAAAAATCCATGAATCATATAGAACAAATCACCGCGTCAAGTCATGATCTGTACCGCAAGCTCAAAAAAGAGAATCAACGGGAGCTTAGCACCCAGGCATTACACATCGCGCAGGAAATCCACGAAGTGAAAAAGGATTCTCAGCGTATTTTAGCTGGATTGTCAAAGTGGACAACGCGGCAGCAGATAGAAGTGTTTTACTTATCTGATTTACTCGACATGGTCGTCACTGCAAATGAAAAGTACAGTGAAATGATTGGTAAGGAATGCGTATTAGAAACTACAATTAATGAGGATTTTCAAACGGGTCAGCACGTACCTTTACTTGCCGTGTTGAACAATTTGACAGCGAATGCCGTAGAAGCGATTGAAAGAAAAGGCCGTATATTCATTACAATTGACAGTGATAAGGAATGGGTGCATTTTAGTGTACATGATACAGGAAAAGGAATTCCTATTGAACATGAAGACGTGATTTTTGAACCGGGTTATACAACGAAATTTACGGATCAAGGAACGGCAGCAACAGGTATCGGGTTATCGCATGTTTCCGCAATTATTGATGCGATGCAAGGTACTATTGATGTAGAACGTCTGGATAAAGGACTGAACGTAACCGTGAAAATCCCTATGGAATCCATCATGAAGGAGATAGAAGCATGA
- the phnC gene encoding phosphonate ABC transporter ATP-binding protein: MSLLTVEQLGKSYNNQTKVLQNVNFEVEAGEFISIIGPSGAGKSTLLRCINRMVDIDEGAVVFDGADVGTLNKKELRKLRTDIGMVFQHYNLVPRLSVIENVLHGRFGYKTTLQGVMGRFTEEEKERAFYLLEKLGIADHAYKRCDQLSGGQQQRVGIARALIQEPKIVLCDEPIASLDPNASKIIMDHLKSITVELGISCIVNLHQVEVARDYSDRIIGLRQGQVVFDEMSHRLTMERTDVIYGTKTKPVPVVRKLATV; this comes from the coding sequence ATGTCTTTATTAACAGTAGAACAACTTGGGAAATCATATAACAATCAAACGAAAGTCTTGCAAAATGTAAACTTTGAAGTGGAAGCTGGTGAATTCATTTCAATCATCGGTCCTTCAGGCGCGGGAAAGTCTACCTTGCTTCGATGCATCAATCGAATGGTTGACATTGATGAAGGCGCAGTCGTCTTTGATGGAGCAGATGTAGGGACGTTGAACAAAAAGGAATTGCGAAAGTTGCGAACGGATATCGGTATGGTGTTTCAGCATTATAATTTGGTGCCCAGATTATCTGTCATTGAAAACGTTCTACATGGTCGATTTGGGTATAAAACGACACTACAAGGAGTTATGGGCAGATTTACAGAGGAAGAAAAAGAGCGAGCATTTTATTTGTTAGAAAAACTGGGGATTGCTGATCATGCCTATAAGCGCTGTGATCAACTAAGTGGGGGACAGCAACAGCGAGTTGGCATTGCACGTGCATTGATCCAAGAACCTAAAATTGTTTTATGCGATGAGCCTATCGCTTCTCTTGATCCGAATGCTTCTAAAATCATCATGGATCATTTGAAGTCCATCACCGTGGAACTTGGTATTTCATGTATCGTGAATCTGCATCAAGTTGAAGTGGCACGCGATTATTCAGATCGTATTATAGGGCTCAGGCAAGGACAAGTAGTCTTTGATGAGATGAGTCATCGATTGACTATGGAACGAACGGATGTCATTTACGGTACTAAGACAAAGCCTGTGCCAGTAGTAAGAAAACTAGCAACGGTATGA
- a CDS encoding response regulator, producing the protein MRYFIVDDDKASRVMLKNILTEQEGMVIGEADSGVKAIPQILSLAPDVVLIDLLMPELDGIETIQQLKTEGYSGQFIMLSQVVNKEMVGEAYQVGVEFFIHKPINQIEVQSIVRRTSEQLRLKNSLLTIRESLAQFASVEQPKVQQPVKDIVLKKLHDMGIFSDSASRDIVAIMEVLTERRAIQLPPLKGLYEDTLTKLGVPDQDIPKESKAMEQRIRRAILTAIEHLASLGAVDYTIDEFEYYAPRFFDFQEISLRMKQIQEEIYDIKPIKVNSKKFLHVLYMETVEERK; encoded by the coding sequence ATGAGGTATTTTATTGTAGATGATGACAAAGCAAGCCGCGTGATGCTGAAAAACATCCTGACCGAGCAAGAAGGAATGGTAATTGGAGAGGCGGATAGTGGAGTAAAAGCTATCCCTCAAATCTTATCCTTGGCTCCAGACGTTGTACTGATTGATTTATTAATGCCTGAATTGGACGGAATTGAAACCATTCAACAGTTGAAGACAGAAGGCTACAGTGGACAATTCATTATGTTGAGCCAAGTGGTCAATAAAGAAATGGTTGGAGAAGCTTATCAAGTCGGTGTAGAGTTCTTCATACATAAGCCGATCAATCAAATAGAAGTGCAAAGTATAGTCCGACGTACATCGGAACAGCTACGCCTGAAAAATTCCTTACTAACGATTCGGGAATCATTGGCGCAATTCGCTTCCGTTGAGCAGCCAAAAGTGCAACAACCGGTAAAAGATATTGTCCTAAAGAAGCTACACGATATGGGAATCTTCAGTGACAGTGCGAGCCGCGACATCGTAGCCATTATGGAAGTATTAACCGAACGACGAGCTATTCAGCTACCGCCTTTAAAAGGACTATATGAAGACACCTTAACTAAACTAGGTGTACCTGACCAAGATATTCCCAAAGAGAGCAAGGCAATGGAGCAAAGAATTCGTCGGGCGATTCTGACCGCAATAGAACATTTAGCATCACTTGGGGCAGTGGATTATACGATAGATGAATTTGAATACTATGCACCGCGTTTTTTTGATTTCCAAGAGATTAGTCTGCGAATGAAACAGATTCAAGAAGAAATTTACGATATTAAGCCTATCAAAGTGAACAGTAAAAAGTTTCTGCATGTTTTATATATGGAGACAGTGGAAGAACGAAAATAG
- a CDS encoding DNA topoisomerase III, whose amino-acid sequence MKKSVVLAEKPSVARDIARVLNCNKKGNGYLEGDKYIVTWALGHLVTLADPENYDTKFKTWKLDDLPMMPEDLKLTVIKQTSKQYNAVKAQLLRTDVADIIIGTDAGREGELVARWIIEKAKVKKPIKRLWISSVTDKAIKDGFAQLKPGKAYENLFEAAVARSEADWYIGLNATRALTTKFNAQLNCGRVQTPVVAIIAQREEEINTFRPKTFYGIEAQSDSNLKLTWQDAKTGDTRSFDRDKLSAIVKKSDGKQAVIENIEKKAKKTFSPGLYDLTELQRDANKMFGYSAKDTLNIMQKLYEQHKILTYPRTDSRFLSSDLVATLPERLKTVGIGEYRSLTNKILKKPIKTSKSFVDDSKVSDHHAIIPTEEIVLLDKLSDRERKIYDLVVKRFLAVLFPAHEYEQLTVHAKIADERFTARGKTILAAGWKEVYNNQFDEEETEQDTKEQLLPKLVAGDQLDIKLIKETSGQTKPPARFNEATLLSAMENPTKYMGTQDKKLADTLKSTGGLGTVATRADIIDKLFNSFLIEKRGKDIHVTNKGKQLLELVPDELKSPLLTAEWELKLEKIAKGQLKKEDFINEMKGYTKEIVSEIKASEAKFKHDNISTKTCPDCGKPMLEVNGKHGKMLVCQDRECGHRKNVSRVTNARCPQCKKKMELRGEGDGQIFTCKCGYREKLSTFKSRREKDSKGKVNKRDVQKYLKKNNDDEPVNNPFADALKGLKLDD is encoded by the coding sequence ATGAAAAAAAGTGTAGTACTGGCGGAGAAACCTTCCGTGGCACGGGATATTGCCCGTGTACTTAACTGCAATAAAAAAGGTAATGGCTATTTAGAAGGCGATAAATATATCGTGACGTGGGCGCTCGGACACTTGGTGACGCTCGCTGATCCAGAGAATTACGATACGAAATTCAAGACGTGGAAACTAGATGATCTACCGATGATGCCTGAGGATTTGAAACTTACGGTCATCAAACAAACGAGCAAACAATACAATGCCGTAAAAGCGCAGTTGCTCCGCACGGACGTTGCAGATATCATTATCGGTACAGATGCTGGACGTGAAGGAGAATTAGTTGCTCGTTGGATTATCGAAAAAGCGAAGGTTAAGAAGCCGATCAAACGTCTGTGGATTTCCTCCGTAACAGACAAAGCCATTAAAGATGGTTTCGCCCAGTTAAAACCGGGCAAGGCTTACGAAAATTTATTTGAAGCAGCAGTCGCACGTTCAGAAGCCGATTGGTATATCGGTCTTAATGCCACGCGTGCACTGACAACCAAGTTTAACGCACAACTTAACTGTGGACGTGTGCAGACACCTGTCGTTGCAATCATTGCACAGCGTGAAGAAGAGATTAACACCTTCCGCCCTAAAACATTTTACGGCATCGAAGCACAGTCTGACTCGAACTTAAAACTGACGTGGCAGGATGCAAAAACAGGTGATACTCGTTCATTCGACCGTGACAAACTATCTGCTATCGTCAAAAAATCCGATGGAAAACAAGCTGTAATTGAAAATATCGAGAAGAAAGCGAAAAAGACATTCTCACCAGGTCTTTACGATTTGACTGAATTACAGCGTGACGCCAACAAAATGTTCGGCTACTCAGCAAAAGATACACTCAACATCATGCAGAAATTATATGAACAACATAAAATACTTACCTATCCACGCACCGATTCCCGTTTCCTTTCAAGCGATCTCGTTGCCACACTTCCTGAGCGTTTGAAAACAGTCGGCATAGGCGAATATCGTTCACTTACGAATAAAATACTGAAGAAACCGATTAAGACGAGTAAGTCTTTTGTTGACGACAGCAAAGTATCCGATCACCACGCCATCATTCCGACAGAAGAAATCGTATTACTCGACAAATTGTCCGATCGTGAGCGGAAAATATATGATCTAGTCGTCAAGCGATTCTTAGCTGTTCTGTTCCCAGCACATGAATACGAACAATTAACGGTTCATGCAAAAATAGCAGACGAACGTTTCACAGCGCGCGGAAAAACGATTTTGGCTGCTGGTTGGAAAGAAGTGTATAACAACCAATTTGACGAAGAAGAAACTGAACAGGACACGAAAGAACAATTGTTACCTAAGCTCGTAGCAGGCGATCAGTTAGACATCAAACTCATCAAAGAAACATCTGGACAAACGAAGCCCCCTGCCCGATTCAATGAAGCCACACTATTATCTGCCATGGAAAACCCAACGAAATATATGGGCACACAGGATAAGAAATTGGCAGATACATTGAAATCCACAGGTGGACTCGGGACGGTCGCCACACGTGCTGATATTATCGACAAACTCTTCAACTCCTTCCTAATTGAAAAGCGTGGGAAAGACATCCATGTCACGAACAAAGGAAAACAGTTGCTTGAATTAGTACCGGATGAATTGAAGTCTCCTTTGCTGACAGCTGAATGGGAGTTGAAACTAGAGAAGATAGCCAAAGGGCAACTGAAAAAAGAAGATTTCATTAATGAAATGAAAGGCTATACAAAAGAAATTGTTTCAGAGATTAAAGCGAGCGAAGCGAAGTTCAAGCATGATAATATTTCTACGAAAACATGTCCGGACTGCGGTAAGCCGATGCTTGAAGTAAATGGCAAGCATGGCAAGATGCTCGTTTGTCAGGATCGTGAATGTGGTCACCGTAAAAACGTCTCCCGTGTCACGAACGCACGCTGTCCACAATGTAAGAAGAAGATGGAGCTTCGCGGCGAAGGCGACGGGCAAATCTTTACGTGTAAGTGTGGTTATCGCGAAAAGCTTTCTACGTTCAAATCGCGGCGTGAGAAAGATTCAAAAGGTAAAGTCAACAAGCGCGATGTGCAGAAGTATTTGAAGAAGAACAATGATGATGAACCTGTTAACAATCCATTTGCGGATGCATTGAAAGGGTTAAAGCTGGACGACTAA